The genomic region GAGGGGTGACCAGATCGGTCAGGCGCATGGAAAGGCGCGGATAGACCAGCAGATCCACCCCTTGGTAAAAAGCGGTCATCTCTGCATGGGGCAGACGTCCCGGAAAGAGCACCCGGTTGTGGATGCCCAGCTGTTGCGCTTGTTTTTTGAGACGCTTTTCCTCTGGTCCGCCACCAGCCAAAACCACTGCAACCTGGGGCCTTTTGGTCAATATGACCGGCAATGCCTCCATAAACAAGGATAATCCCTCGTAGGCATAGAAGGAGCCGGCAAAGCCGATGATCTCCCGGCCTTCCAAGCCCAAACGTTGGATCAATCCCGGCTGGTTGGAAGGTGCCTGGGGCTGAAAACGTTCCAGATCCACGGCGTTGGGAATGACGGTGATTTTCTCCTTTGCAATGCCTCTGCCGATGATCTCCCGTCGCAGCCCTTCACAGATGACGGTGACACCATCGGCCTGCTTGAGGACATGGCTCTCCAGAGCCCGGGTGAGGCGATAGCGGGGGCCCCACTCGTGGCTGGTGCCGTGGCTGACGGCGGCATCTTCCCAAAAAGCCCGTACTTCGTAGACCACCGGGATCCCCAGGCGTTTTCCAACCCTTAAGGCCGCCATACCGTTCAGGGCCGGGGAGTGGGCGTGGAGGAGGTCTGGTTTGATCTTTTTGGCCACTTCCAGGAGCCGTTTTTCCAGGGTGGTGATGACATTCAGCTGACCCAGGAGAGGGGTTTGGGCAAGGGGGCCTCGGGCAGGGGGGGTACGCAGGAAGGAAAATCCCTCCACGCTCTCTTCCAGACATTCATTCCAGGGGTGTTTTATCCCCGTGACATGGTGGGTCTCCCAAGCCAATTTTCGCTGCTCCCGAAGAATGGCCAGGGTGCGAAAGGCGTAGCCCGAGTGTTGGGGCAGGGAGTGATCCAGGACGTGGAGAATGCGCATCGCTCAAAAGCCGTTTCAAGCTGTGAATCCGAAAAGGTCCGGTTTATATGGGCTGACTGAACCCATGGGCGAGAAAGAAAAGGAATGGATCGGTCATTTTTCCTTGCTGGCAGCCATCCAGAGAGGGCCCGTACGAATGAATGGGTATATTCTGTAAACTGGCTCAATCAGCCTTTTTGCAGCACCCTTTCAAAAAGGTCCAGCTGTCCCCGGGAGGTGGCTTGCCAGGAAAACCCTTCGGCGTGGCGGCGGGTGGCCTGGGGGTCAGGATAGGCGGCGAAGAGCTTTTGGTAAGCGGCCACCAGGGCTTGGGGGGAGCGTTCATGCATCAACACCCCCGCTGCCGGGGTGTTGACCACCTCGGGGGTGCCCCATACCGGGGTGGCGATGACCGGGGTGCCGCAGGCCATGGCTTCCAGCAGCACGTTGGCCCACCCCTCCCGGTCGGAGGCCAGCACCAGGGCGTCTGCTGCCCGATAGTAGTGTTTCAGCTCCGAATGGGAAACAGCCCCGGGAAAGCTCACCCGGTCACGGATGCCCAGTACCTCGGCAAGGGCTCGCAGCTTTTGTTTTTCTCCCCCCTGACCGATAATGATGAGATCAGCCTGGGGCAGATCCACCAAGGCGCGCAAAATGAGGTCGTGCCCCTTTCTGGGGATCAGGTGTCCCACGGAGAGGAGGGTGGTTCGGCCCGGTTTTTTATAAATAGTGGCGACGGCTCCCCGGGGGGGGAGGGTAAACCGGGTCAGATCCACGCCGTTGCGCAACACCGTCACCCGCTCTTCGCCGATTCCCAACCCCATCAGCCGCTCTTTGAGGGCTTGGCAGACGGTGATGCAGGCGGCGGCTTCCCGGGCGGCCCACTGGATCATCTGCCGGGGGAGGGGGTGTTTTGGGATCAGGTTGAGATCGGTCCCCCGACCGGTGATGACCACCGGTTTTTGAAATTTTTTCCCCAGCATCATCGCCGCCACCCCGTCGGG from Magnetococcales bacterium harbors:
- a CDS encoding glycosyltransferase, exosortase A system-associated, producing the protein MRILHVLDHSLPQHSGYAFRTLAILREQRKLAWETHHVTGIKHPWNECLEESVEGFSFLRTPPARGPLAQTPLLGQLNVITTLEKRLLEVAKKIKPDLLHAHSPALNGMAALRVGKRLGIPVVYEVRAFWEDAAVSHGTSHEWGPRYRLTRALESHVLKQADGVTVICEGLRREIIGRGIAKEKITVIPNAVDLERFQPQAPSNQPGLIQRLGLEGREIIGFAGSFYAYEGLSLFMEALPVILTKRPQVAVVLAGGGPEEKRLKKQAQQLGIHNRVLFPGRLPHAEMTAFYQGVDLLVYPRLSMRLTDLVTPLKPLEAMACGVVVAASDVGGHQELIKHGHNGFLFPAGDAQRLARELVTLLEDQTPWESIRQQAREYVTQTRNWPKSVHNYQQTYRNACS
- a CDS encoding glycosyltransferase family 4 protein codes for the protein MSGPRILTFSSLFPNSEQRHHGLFVAERLHHLLTSSAIETRVIAPVPWFPFRHPLFGGYSQKARIPLQENRAGITVYHPRYPLLPKVGMTLAPLLMARAMENHLQRLIQEGWDFDLIDAHYFYPDGVAAMMLGKKFQKPVVITGRGTDLNLIPKHPLPRQMIQWAAREAAACITVCQALKERLMGLGIGEERVTVLRNGVDLTRFTLPPRGAVATIYKKPGRTTLLSVGHLIPRKGHDLILRALVDLPQADLIIIGQGGEKQKLRALAEVLGIRDRVSFPGAVSHSELKHYYRAADALVLASDREGWANVLLEAMACGTPVIATPVWGTPEVVNTPAAGVLMHERSPQALVAAYQKLFAAYPDPQATRRHAEGFSWQATSRGQLDLFERVLQKG